In Leptospirillum ferriphilum, the following proteins share a genomic window:
- a CDS encoding J domain-containing protein — MGGSNFYKSRAKMRDLIESLIRKSMAGMDLAMDKMFALQPETYLRYEERFSELARLLECLQLELESVDSWSELDRIQRRVYFLEERFEDIDSVLRKRPRRSRSRFSMDNLFRVSQGGPGRSRSASRVDENGLSLEEACEVLGIDISAKLPEIRKKFRTLMKELHPDIRMGDRSKEGQMRKILAAYEVLKQRQVMS; from the coding sequence ATGGGTGGAAGTAATTTCTACAAGTCTCGTGCAAAAATGAGGGATTTGATTGAAAGCTTGATCCGTAAATCGATGGCAGGAATGGATTTGGCGATGGACAAGATGTTTGCCCTTCAGCCTGAAACTTACCTTCGTTATGAAGAAAGATTTTCAGAATTGGCACGTCTGTTGGAATGTCTTCAGCTTGAACTGGAGTCTGTCGACAGTTGGAGCGAGCTTGACCGGATCCAAAGGCGAGTCTATTTCCTGGAAGAGAGATTTGAAGACATTGACAGTGTTCTTCGCAAGAGACCCCGAAGATCGCGCTCCAGATTTTCGATGGACAATTTATTCCGGGTTTCCCAGGGAGGCCCTGGCAGATCGCGCTCTGCGTCTAGAGTGGATGAAAACGGATTGTCTTTGGAGGAAGCGTGTGAGGTTTTGGGGATCGACATCTCAGCAAAACTGCCGGAAATTCGCAAAAAATTCCGGACTCTCATGAAAGAACTTCATCCGGATATCCGAATGGGGGACAGGAGTAAAGAGGGTCAGATGCGAAAAATTCTCGCGGCCTATGAAGTTCTTAAACAAAGGCAGGTTATGTCCTGA
- a CDS encoding peptidylprolyl isomerase, whose translation MGLGPVSRHRPLTEWTLSERNAVLRETVQDIFLEEEGKKRGIIIRPNEIMDYLNNHFLQPDKSLETFARKALFLQKTAKALAPLPDISVSTERSFYKNHQNLFRVSRQAIVDHIVVAKQEEAESIRDALLKGSSFGKLAKLESLGMEASSGGRMKPYPQGTMPPPFDTVFTMKPGEISPVLSSSYGYHLFRLEKFIPKHTLPFSMEKNWIKKKLTREKRQKVLQGWLAQKLQKSPFHRAPTFKGIFSPFPVTISRSQTF comes from the coding sequence ATGGGACTCGGTCCCGTATCGAGACACCGGCCCCTGACAGAGTGGACTCTTTCAGAGAGGAACGCTGTTCTTCGGGAGACAGTTCAGGATATTTTTCTGGAAGAAGAAGGGAAAAAACGGGGCATCATTATCCGTCCCAACGAAATCATGGATTATTTAAATAATCATTTTCTACAACCGGACAAAAGTCTGGAAACCTTTGCCAGAAAAGCCCTTTTCCTTCAAAAAACAGCAAAAGCCCTGGCACCACTTCCTGATATCAGTGTATCGACCGAACGCTCCTTTTATAAAAATCACCAGAACCTGTTCCGGGTTTCCCGACAAGCAATCGTGGACCATATTGTTGTCGCCAAACAAGAAGAGGCCGAATCGATACGGGATGCCCTCCTCAAAGGTTCATCCTTCGGCAAGCTTGCAAAACTGGAATCGCTGGGGATGGAAGCTTCCTCCGGCGGACGCATGAAACCTTATCCACAGGGAACAATGCCCCCTCCTTTCGACACTGTCTTTACAATGAAGCCCGGAGAAATCAGTCCTGTCCTCTCCTCTTCCTATGGATACCACCTTTTTCGTCTGGAAAAATTTATTCCCAAACATACCTTGCCTTTTTCCATGGAAAAAAACTGGATCAAAAAAAAATTGACGCGAGAAAAAAGACAAAAGGTTTTACAAGGATGGCTCGCACAGAAACTCCAGAAATCACCGTTCCATAGGGCGCCGACCTTCAAGGGGATTTTTTCCCCCTTTCCGGTTACAATAAGCAGAAGTCAGACATTCTAA
- the hemL gene encoding glutamate-1-semialdehyde 2,1-aminomutase, translating into MFRKSSQLFPGGVSSPVRAFKAVGGTPPFIEKGEGCHIWDVDKNQYIDFVLSYGPHILGHSDPDVVRAICETAEKGISFGAPTEIELRLGEMIRAAFPLMERLRFVNSGTEATMSAIRVARGFTGRSVIVKFEGAYHGHADSLLVKAGSGGATFGIPDSEGVPEGLAKETIVLPYNNPQAVQDLFKKQGDSIACVIVEPIAGNMGVVVPDEEFLREIRTQTSLHGSILIADEVMTGFRQTYGGVQILFSFEPDMTTLGKIIGGGMPIGAYGGTKEIMKQVSPEGSIYQAGTLSGNPLAMASGVATLQKLKTPALYSLLEEKSRMLAEGIKDLLKSTGIPGKVNRMGSMMTLFFSADPVFDWTSAQKCDTALFSYFFKECLKEGLYLPPSQYEAFFLSTKHDDNIIKQSLSKFQTALLKTKEWMDKGRPSSL; encoded by the coding sequence TTGTTTCGCAAAAGCAGCCAACTGTTTCCCGGGGGAGTCAGCAGTCCTGTCAGAGCTTTTAAGGCCGTAGGAGGGACTCCTCCCTTTATAGAAAAAGGGGAAGGATGCCATATCTGGGACGTTGACAAAAATCAATATATTGATTTCGTTCTCTCCTATGGGCCCCATATACTTGGTCACAGCGATCCGGATGTCGTGCGGGCGATCTGCGAAACGGCCGAGAAAGGTATTTCTTTTGGTGCACCGACCGAAATAGAGCTTCGCCTGGGTGAGATGATACGCGCTGCCTTCCCTTTGATGGAGCGGCTCCGTTTTGTCAACTCTGGGACAGAGGCCACAATGTCTGCAATACGCGTTGCCAGAGGGTTCACGGGACGCTCTGTCATTGTCAAATTCGAAGGCGCGTATCATGGTCACGCCGACTCTCTCCTGGTCAAAGCTGGCTCTGGTGGCGCTACCTTTGGCATTCCAGATAGTGAAGGCGTTCCAGAAGGATTGGCAAAAGAAACAATCGTTCTTCCCTATAACAACCCGCAGGCCGTGCAAGATCTTTTTAAAAAACAGGGAGACTCAATCGCTTGCGTCATCGTGGAACCCATTGCCGGCAACATGGGAGTCGTTGTTCCCGACGAAGAATTCCTTCGGGAAATCCGGACCCAGACAAGCCTGCACGGTTCTATCCTTATTGCCGATGAGGTCATGACAGGTTTTCGCCAGACTTATGGAGGCGTACAAATTCTCTTCAGTTTTGAACCGGATATGACAACACTCGGCAAAATCATTGGAGGGGGCATGCCGATCGGAGCCTACGGGGGCACCAAAGAAATCATGAAACAAGTTTCACCAGAAGGCTCTATCTACCAGGCTGGAACATTGTCCGGAAACCCTCTCGCCATGGCCAGCGGCGTCGCAACTCTTCAAAAATTAAAAACGCCAGCTCTATATTCTTTGCTCGAAGAGAAAAGCCGTATGCTTGCAGAAGGCATTAAGGACCTTCTGAAATCGACAGGAATTCCGGGAAAGGTAAACCGGATGGGATCCATGATGACTCTCTTCTTTTCTGCAGATCCTGTTTTTGATTGGACTTCCGCACAGAAATGCGACACAGCCTTATTTTCTTATTTTTTCAAAGAATGTTTAAAGGAAGGTCTTTATCTGCCTCCTTCCCAGTATGAAGCTTTCTTCTTGTCAACCAAACATGACGACAACATTATTAAACAATCACTTTCAAAATTTCAGACGGCTCTTCTGAAAACAAAAGAATGGATGGATAAGGGACGCCCTTCATCCCTCTAG
- a CDS encoding peptidylprolyl isomerase, with protein sequence MSRKSLKYASLLLLPILLSSCHKSSAPLPDSVLAKVGDTTISQADLKKKLDSMGLASSKDPNVTSELLNQMVDNSLLAMEARKEGLDKTPEFKKKMHAYETKLLRKALLKKDVDDKVKVTDSDIMNYYNKHQKDIKQPGYVDVRQVVFPDEKTAKRDFSLLKKNGGFKKLTKMFKGGPVGKIYEGTVPPKFVSFFFGVPEGSITGPIPLKDGIHYFKIDRSVKGVQLTLDQARDGIRNYLRNRQNKTIYQTLVNHLRSTTTVQINNKALVSMISQAANSKSPAPEQIKK encoded by the coding sequence ATGTCCCGGAAATCATTAAAATATGCCAGCCTTCTTCTGCTCCCCATTCTTTTGTCCTCCTGTCACAAGAGTTCCGCACCATTGCCGGATTCTGTTCTTGCCAAAGTTGGTGATACGACAATCAGCCAGGCAGATTTGAAAAAGAAACTCGACAGTATGGGGCTGGCTTCTTCAAAAGATCCAAACGTCACCAGTGAGCTCCTGAACCAGATGGTTGATAACTCTCTTCTGGCGATGGAGGCTCGAAAAGAAGGGTTGGACAAAACCCCCGAATTCAAGAAAAAAATGCATGCCTACGAAACCAAGCTCCTTCGGAAGGCTCTCCTGAAAAAAGATGTTGACGACAAAGTCAAGGTCACCGACTCGGATATCATGAACTACTACAACAAGCACCAAAAAGATATCAAACAACCTGGCTATGTGGATGTCCGGCAAGTCGTCTTTCCGGATGAAAAAACAGCGAAACGGGACTTTTCCCTTCTCAAGAAAAATGGAGGTTTCAAGAAGCTTACCAAAATGTTCAAGGGAGGACCCGTTGGAAAAATTTATGAAGGAACGGTCCCTCCAAAGTTTGTCTCCTTCTTTTTTGGTGTTCCTGAGGGAAGCATCACAGGACCGATCCCTCTGAAGGACGGAATTCACTATTTCAAAATCGACCGTTCCGTCAAAGGCGTGCAGCTCACATTGGACCAGGCCCGTGATGGCATTCGAAACTATTTGAGAAATCGGCAAAATAAAACAATTTATCAGACCCTTGTCAATCATCTGAGAAGCACCACGACTGTTCAGATAAACAACAAGGCGCTCGTTTCCATGATTTCCCAGGCAGCGAACTCGAAATCTCCTGCACCCGAACAGATCAAAAAATAA
- a CDS encoding peptidylprolyl isomerase encodes MYFRNVLFPAIFLSATLLLSFLQAGTARGERVLVDQVMAVVNHHMITKSELDRSLAPTFKKLHKRFRGKAYRELVASLEYKLLMKKINERLELEEAERQGLTVTDDELDHAIESIMQKNNFTSKWQLKTALSEQGMSYRRYKQQLRKQMTILKLVNQEVRSTVVISPDEVRQYYLAHRDKYRLPPHVTLRDIFLRIPEGATEAQIQEIRKHGEHILRQLKRGDDFVILAGSESEGPNAENGGALGDLTKDQLLPELVQPAFTIPPGQTSGLIQTSNGFYIIKIIKREDNSFRSFKELKSQILNDLTKKTTDKRLRIWLEKLREKSYVVIYAKPEAFDQKA; translated from the coding sequence GTGTATTTTCGAAACGTTTTATTTCCCGCCATTTTTTTGAGCGCTACCTTGCTCTTGTCTTTTTTACAAGCCGGTACTGCCCGGGGAGAGCGCGTTCTCGTCGACCAGGTGATGGCTGTCGTGAACCATCATATGATTACAAAAAGCGAACTTGATCGTTCCCTTGCACCGACTTTTAAAAAACTGCACAAACGGTTTCGGGGCAAGGCCTACAGGGAGCTTGTCGCATCACTCGAATACAAACTTCTCATGAAGAAAATTAACGAGAGGCTGGAGCTCGAAGAAGCAGAAAGACAGGGGCTTACAGTCACGGACGACGAGCTGGATCATGCCATAGAATCCATCATGCAAAAAAACAATTTTACATCGAAATGGCAGCTGAAAACTGCTCTTTCTGAACAGGGAATGTCTTACAGACGATATAAACAACAGCTTCGCAAGCAGATGACCATCCTGAAACTCGTCAATCAGGAAGTTCGCTCAACGGTTGTCATCAGCCCGGATGAAGTTCGCCAATATTATTTGGCCCACCGGGATAAATATCGCCTTCCGCCCCATGTCACTCTTCGCGACATCTTTTTGCGGATACCGGAAGGAGCAACCGAAGCTCAAATCCAAGAGATCAGGAAGCATGGTGAACACATCCTGCGACAATTAAAAAGGGGAGATGATTTTGTTATTCTTGCCGGGTCTGAATCCGAAGGTCCGAATGCCGAAAACGGAGGAGCACTCGGGGATCTGACAAAAGACCAGCTTCTTCCCGAACTTGTTCAGCCGGCCTTTACAATACCGCCCGGTCAGACGAGCGGGCTGATCCAAACCAGCAATGGATTCTATATTATCAAGATCATTAAAAGAGAAGACAACTCTTTCCGGTCTTTCAAAGAACTCAAATCCCAAATATTGAACGACCTGACAAAGAAAACAACCGACAAAAGACTTCGAATCTGGCTTGAAAAACTGCGGGAGAAATCTTACGTAGTCATCTATGCAAAACCAGAAGCTTTTGACCAAAAGGCCTGA
- a CDS encoding D-sedoheptulose-7-phosphate isomerase, which produces MQAKKDFVKDSLNEILECGVWMTETLRSGKKILIFGNGGSSSDAMHIAGELVSRFYKERRGLPAIALGTNMATLTSISNDYSYENVFAREIDAYGEAGDLAIGISTSGNSRNVLKGIEKAKEKNMKTVAFSGGTGGQICSLADLSLIVPSKLTPRIQECHITVGHILCELVEEALFVC; this is translated from the coding sequence ATGCAAGCCAAAAAAGATTTTGTGAAGGATTCACTGAATGAGATTTTGGAATGTGGAGTCTGGATGACGGAAACTCTTCGCTCTGGCAAAAAGATATTGATTTTTGGAAATGGGGGGAGCTCCTCGGATGCAATGCATATTGCAGGAGAACTCGTCAGCCGTTTTTACAAGGAAAGAAGAGGGTTACCGGCCATTGCGCTTGGTACCAATATGGCGACCCTGACAAGCATATCGAATGATTATTCCTATGAAAATGTCTTTGCAAGGGAAATCGACGCCTATGGAGAAGCGGGAGATCTTGCCATAGGAATCAGCACAAGCGGAAACTCCCGCAACGTGTTAAAAGGAATCGAAAAAGCAAAGGAAAAAAATATGAAAACCGTTGCTTTTTCAGGCGGAACAGGTGGACAGATTTGTTCTTTGGCCGATTTGTCCCTGATTGTTCCCTCCAAATTGACTCCACGTATTCAGGAGTGTCACATAACTGTAGGCCATATTCTCTGCGAACTTGTCGAGGAAGCTCTCTTTGTCTGTTAA
- the mfd gene encoding transcription-repair coupling factor, producing the protein MTLFPKLQEKLLETLSPFFVAQKSHRPLNLMGIEEDARSLLPFLSHDLLSDKTLWIIAENIEKSHNRMSSLLAFQSFFGSNLSICFLPEEEVLPYEPESPPDFIRAERIHALNLLAQGKVDVVVTTWPAVVRKTLPPRLLSEVTWTLSAGEFIERTALADSLVRLGFLRVLQVSAPGEFAVRGAILDLYSPAHQDPVRLEWDDDILASIRSFDINNQKSLAKLSRVEILPGSEWIPPTGNVKNGALSDWLKDNPVTSLVPGVERFIPSIYEDAQSPLDYGRKPVLLIEEPSIYRQKKKEWEERIREGWEALTDSDKVLLPSPEKAFLFEEAESPQLIEKLYPTIYLSDFSDQEDLPFSSPVESLLQIEDSWAEGLSHLIGQTKVLSVFRTRGQRDRFQELLTNQGIPFFPASGLQDIEEREPLNRSVVWTILGDVEKGFYIPSDNILVLSENFLFRKRPEPRIHRAFATATSIYRKDRPPLNEGEPVVHLQHGIGLYRGLKEIMVGSIPGEFFVVEYRDLEKLYVPVDHADLLQPYRGPEGSTPTLDRIGGQTWNRTRQKVRKEIEKISQDLVDLYARRKTVSGHSFSSDLLLVREFENSFPYDLTPDQEDAWRAVCEDMEAPTPMDRLILGDVGFGKTEIAMRAAFKAVADGYQVALLVPTTLLAKQHYESFLDRFSGFPVRICHISRMVSQAEIRATRKKLSLGEIDILIGTTALISKETSFRNLGLLIIDEEQRFGVGQKEKLKSRYTSVDVLTLSATPIPRTLQMSLSGLRGISFIMTPPPGRKPIRTAILTFDRHRIHEAIDRELARDGQVFFIHNRVQTISRMVHYLAKLFPEVPIGMAHGQMEDSRMEEVMEKFIQRHYRILVSTAIVESGLDIPAANTIIVNRADMFGISELYQIRGRVGRSGQQAYAYFLIPSESGLTDTARKRLKTLQDNTSLGSGYQIAMRDMEIRGAGSLLGHQQTGHIALVGLDLYLEMVEEAIQSRIEPEAVPLAREEVRIDLGRESRFPEDYIEHPAQRIDFYRRLSLAKNMGEIDHIESEVSDRFGPLPRSSKGLFLAARLKFLSLKHGFSEVRVRDRELVVKPSFFGVFTPEKIQILTNKFEGRLWINPDSTFCLLGSPSTFVNELDLVGHVLSGKSDFQDICSTHP; encoded by the coding sequence ATGACTCTTTTTCCCAAACTTCAAGAAAAATTACTGGAAACCCTCTCACCTTTTTTTGTTGCCCAGAAATCCCATCGACCTCTGAATTTAATGGGGATCGAAGAAGACGCCCGCTCTCTTCTTCCTTTTTTAAGCCATGATCTATTGTCCGATAAAACACTGTGGATCATTGCAGAAAATATCGAAAAATCCCATAACAGAATGAGTTCTCTACTCGCTTTTCAAAGCTTTTTCGGATCCAATCTCTCCATCTGTTTTCTTCCTGAAGAAGAAGTTCTTCCTTATGAGCCGGAAAGCCCACCCGATTTTATACGGGCGGAAAGAATCCATGCCTTGAACCTTCTGGCCCAGGGGAAAGTGGATGTCGTCGTCACAACATGGCCGGCCGTTGTCAGAAAAACTCTTCCTCCCAGACTTCTGTCAGAAGTCACTTGGACGTTGTCTGCAGGTGAATTCATCGAGCGGACTGCTCTGGCGGATTCTCTTGTGCGACTTGGTTTCTTAAGAGTCCTCCAGGTTTCTGCCCCTGGAGAGTTTGCTGTCAGGGGAGCAATCCTAGATCTTTACTCGCCAGCCCACCAGGATCCCGTCAGACTTGAATGGGACGATGACATTCTTGCCTCTATTCGAAGTTTTGATATCAACAACCAGAAATCTCTAGCAAAGCTTTCAAGGGTTGAAATCCTCCCGGGCTCAGAATGGATCCCCCCTACCGGAAACGTGAAGAATGGAGCACTGTCGGATTGGCTCAAGGACAATCCTGTGACATCCCTCGTGCCAGGGGTCGAACGATTCATTCCGTCCATTTATGAGGATGCCCAATCTCCGCTCGATTATGGCCGGAAACCTGTTCTTCTGATCGAAGAACCATCTATTTACCGGCAGAAGAAAAAAGAATGGGAGGAAAGAATCCGGGAGGGTTGGGAGGCCCTGACAGACTCGGACAAGGTTCTTCTCCCTTCTCCAGAAAAAGCCTTTCTATTCGAGGAGGCAGAGTCACCACAGCTGATCGAAAAGCTTTATCCGACGATTTATTTATCCGATTTTTCCGACCAGGAGGATCTTCCTTTCTCTTCTCCTGTTGAATCTTTGCTCCAAATCGAAGATTCCTGGGCTGAAGGACTTTCACATTTGATCGGACAAACGAAGGTCCTCTCGGTCTTTCGCACCAGAGGTCAACGAGACAGATTTCAGGAGCTTTTGACCAATCAGGGTATTCCGTTCTTTCCTGCATCCGGTCTACAAGACATCGAAGAAAGAGAACCCCTCAACAGATCCGTTGTCTGGACAATATTGGGAGATGTTGAAAAAGGATTTTACATCCCCTCGGACAACATTTTGGTCCTATCCGAAAACTTTCTCTTCAGAAAACGTCCAGAACCTCGCATACACAGGGCTTTTGCAACTGCCACTTCCATTTACAGAAAAGATCGTCCGCCTCTAAACGAGGGAGAACCGGTCGTTCATCTTCAACACGGCATTGGTCTCTACCGTGGTCTCAAAGAAATAATGGTGGGATCAATCCCCGGGGAATTTTTTGTCGTCGAATACCGGGATCTTGAGAAACTTTATGTTCCGGTCGATCACGCTGACCTCCTTCAACCCTACAGGGGCCCCGAAGGATCGACTCCGACTCTGGACAGGATTGGCGGTCAAACCTGGAACAGAACACGGCAAAAGGTCCGCAAGGAAATCGAAAAAATTTCCCAGGATCTTGTCGACTTATATGCCAGAAGAAAAACAGTCTCCGGACATTCTTTTTCTTCCGATCTTCTTCTCGTCCGGGAGTTTGAAAACTCTTTTCCCTACGATTTGACCCCGGATCAGGAGGACGCCTGGCGCGCTGTATGTGAAGATATGGAAGCCCCTACTCCCATGGACCGGCTGATTCTGGGTGACGTCGGTTTCGGAAAAACAGAAATTGCCATGCGTGCAGCCTTTAAGGCCGTTGCCGATGGATATCAGGTCGCTCTTCTTGTTCCAACAACTCTTCTGGCCAAACAACATTATGAATCCTTCCTGGACAGGTTCTCCGGTTTTCCGGTGCGAATCTGCCATATTTCAAGAATGGTCTCTCAGGCAGAAATCCGCGCGACCCGTAAAAAACTGTCTTTGGGGGAGATCGATATCCTGATCGGAACAACAGCTTTGATCAGCAAAGAAACATCGTTCAGGAATCTGGGTCTTTTAATCATTGACGAAGAGCAAAGGTTTGGGGTCGGTCAGAAAGAAAAACTGAAAAGCCGTTATACATCTGTTGATGTCCTGACTCTCTCCGCCACCCCCATTCCCCGAACACTCCAAATGTCCTTGTCCGGGTTAAGGGGAATCAGCTTCATCATGACTCCTCCTCCCGGCAGAAAACCTATTCGGACAGCGATCCTGACCTTTGACCGCCACCGGATCCACGAAGCCATTGACCGGGAACTTGCAAGGGACGGGCAGGTTTTTTTCATTCACAATCGTGTACAGACAATTTCCCGCATGGTCCACTATCTGGCAAAGTTATTTCCGGAAGTTCCGATTGGCATGGCCCACGGACAGATGGAAGATTCGAGAATGGAAGAGGTCATGGAGAAATTTATCCAACGCCACTATCGCATCCTCGTTTCAACTGCCATCGTTGAGTCTGGCCTCGATATTCCTGCTGCAAACACAATTATCGTCAACCGGGCGGATATGTTCGGGATATCCGAGCTCTATCAAATTCGAGGCAGGGTAGGACGTTCAGGTCAGCAGGCATATGCCTACTTCTTGATCCCTTCGGAATCCGGGCTGACGGATACGGCCAGAAAACGACTCAAAACTCTCCAGGACAACACAAGTCTCGGATCAGGATACCAAATAGCCATGAGAGACATGGAAATTCGGGGAGCTGGAAGTTTGCTGGGTCATCAGCAGACAGGACATATTGCTCTTGTCGGTCTGGATCTGTACCTTGAAATGGTGGAAGAAGCTATTCAGTCGCGCATTGAACCAGAAGCCGTTCCCTTGGCACGGGAAGAAGTCAGGATTGACCTGGGGAGAGAATCCCGTTTTCCGGAGGATTATATTGAGCATCCAGCCCAGAGGATCGATTTTTATCGACGCCTTTCTCTCGCAAAAAACATGGGAGAGATTGATCATATTGAATCAGAAGTATCCGATCGGTTTGGTCCACTTCCGCGCTCATCAAAAGGACTCTTTCTCGCAGCACGACTCAAATTTCTCTCCTTAAAACACGGGTTTTCCGAAGTTCGGGTAAGAGATCGAGAACTGGTTGTGAAACCCTCTTTTTTTGGAGTTTTTACCCCGGAAAAGATACAAATACTGACCAACAAATTCGAAGGAAGATTGTGGATCAATCCGGATTCAACCTTCTGCCTTTTGGGCTCTCCCTCCACTTTTGTCAACGAACTGGATCTTGTCGGTCATGTTCTCTCCGGAAAATCCGACTTCCAGGACATCTGTTCCACACACCCATAA
- the rfaE2 gene encoding D-glycero-beta-D-manno-heptose 1-phosphate adenylyltransferase, with translation MKAIRLSGQKIVFTNGCFDLVHAGHIEVLEKAREAGDFLIVALNTDLSVQGLKGPNRPLVTESRRARVIGALACVDAVTFFDTPTPYELIKLLEPDVLVKGGDWKPEQIVGNDIVSSRGGKVLSIPLLPESSTTLLVEKILERYQNHCSSGNSS, from the coding sequence GTGAAAGCAATCCGTTTAAGCGGACAAAAAATTGTTTTTACAAACGGCTGTTTTGATCTTGTCCATGCCGGTCACATTGAAGTCCTTGAAAAAGCAAGAGAGGCTGGTGATTTTCTGATTGTGGCTCTCAACACGGACCTATCCGTTCAAGGGCTGAAAGGGCCGAATCGCCCACTTGTTACCGAGTCCCGCAGAGCGCGAGTGATCGGAGCTCTTGCATGTGTGGATGCCGTAACCTTTTTTGACACACCAACTCCTTATGAATTGATCAAGTTGCTTGAGCCGGATGTTCTAGTCAAAGGTGGCGACTGGAAACCGGAACAAATTGTAGGGAATGATATTGTCAGCTCGCGCGGTGGAAAGGTTCTCTCTATTCCACTCCTTCCCGAATCATCAACGACCCTTCTTGTCGAAAAAATACTTGAACGTTACCAGAATCACTGTTCTTCCGGAAATTCTTCATGA
- the yihA gene encoding ribosome biogenesis GTP-binding protein YihA/YsxC, producing MNPAKNKPSRILSAMFVRSLASPEELPFLEEKAVIGFVGRSNVGKSSLINKLANRHHLAKVGRTPGKTTLANLYSLDKGGYFIDFPGYGYMKRDKETAQKARSLSTLLVEKMPCLQRILLLVDIRRDILPVDLEALFWLENLGRPLTIVLSKSDLVNRNEVHRVQKLWKDLLRERMSQVTSSPLVLSTKTGEGLGEIVDLLVGDLYPQSKNS from the coding sequence ATGAATCCGGCAAAAAATAAGCCATCTCGCATCTTATCCGCCATGTTTGTTCGCTCCCTGGCTTCTCCGGAGGAGCTTCCTTTTCTTGAAGAAAAAGCTGTCATCGGATTTGTTGGCCGGTCCAATGTCGGAAAATCCTCCCTGATCAACAAGCTTGCCAACAGGCATCACCTTGCTAAAGTCGGCAGAACTCCCGGAAAGACCACTCTGGCAAATTTGTATTCTCTCGACAAGGGGGGATATTTTATTGATTTTCCAGGCTATGGTTATATGAAAAGAGATAAGGAAACCGCTCAAAAAGCGCGTTCTCTGTCGACTCTTCTGGTAGAAAAAATGCCCTGTCTTCAACGGATTCTTTTGCTCGTCGATATCCGGCGAGATATTTTGCCTGTCGATCTGGAAGCTCTTTTCTGGCTGGAAAACCTTGGAAGACCCCTGACGATTGTTTTGTCGAAGTCGGATTTGGTGAACCGGAACGAAGTTCATCGGGTTCAAAAATTGTGGAAAGATCTTCTTCGGGAAAGGATGAGTCAAGTCACATCCTCGCCTTTGGTGCTTTCGACAAAAACAGGGGAGGGGCTTGGAGAAATTGTCGATCTTCTTGTCGGAGACCTCTATCCTCAGAGCAAGAATTCCTGA